A genomic region of Trichothermofontia sichuanensis B231 contains the following coding sequences:
- a CDS encoding type II toxin-antitoxin system VapC family toxin, whose amino-acid sequence MRETVYIETSVIGYLTARTSTNLILMAKVETTREWWDTRRIQFDLYISQTVLDEVARGDTEIASRRLEMLSDFPLLDVNEAVEGLAMQFLAKSNLPPKAADDALHIAVATVYGLDYLLTWNCRHIANAQIQNQIQKKLARISFEAGYELPTICTPYELMGD is encoded by the coding sequence ATGAGGGAGACCGTTTACATAGAAACCAGTGTCATTGGCTACTTAACAGCCAGAACAAGTACCAATCTCATTCTGATGGCCAAGGTAGAGACTACACGAGAATGGTGGGACACTCGCCGAATTCAGTTTGACCTATACATCTCACAAACAGTTTTAGATGAGGTAGCACGAGGAGATACAGAAATAGCCAGCAGACGACTTGAGATGCTCAGTGACTTTCCTCTGCTCGACGTTAATGAGGCTGTTGAAGGGCTAGCGATGCAGTTCCTTGCCAAAAGCAACCTTCCACCCAAAGCTGCTGACGATGCCCTTCATATTGCGGTTGCGACAGTTTACGGCTTGGATTATTTGCTAACCTGGAATTGTAGGCATATCGCCAATGCTCAAATCCAGAATCAAATCCAGAAAAAGTTAGCTCGGATTAGTTTTGAGGCTGGGTATGAGTTGCCCACAATTTGCACACCCTATGAACTTATGGGAGACTAG
- the acsF gene encoding magnesium-protoporphyrin IX monomethyl ester (oxidative) cyclase, with amino-acid sequence MVDSLKKPGLTETASAQAAFQELRPGIKVPAKETILTPRFYTTDFEAMAEMDISVNEPELRAILEEFRADYNRHHFVRDEEFNQSWDHLDGETRRLFIEFLERSCTAEFSGFLLYKELSRKLKDKNPVLAECFNLMSRDEARHAGFLNKAMSDFNLSLDLGFLTQNHKYTFFEPEFIFYATYLSEKIGYWRYITIYRHLETHPENRIYPIFRFFENWCQDENRHGDFFDAVMRSQPQMLNQQRTLWQKLKAIPKSLSPKAWSRYFMVILVPPKLWCRFFLLSVFATMYLNDVQRADFYRAIGLDAREYDKYVIEKTNETAARVFPVILDVNNPEFYERLEACCANNERLRAIDNSDAPAPVKALKKLPLYLSNLNQFFRLFLMKPIAAPAIGSVQ; translated from the coding sequence ATGGTAGATTCCCTCAAAAAACCCGGTTTAACAGAAACCGCTTCGGCTCAAGCAGCCTTCCAGGAACTCCGGCCAGGGATTAAGGTCCCTGCTAAGGAGACGATCCTGACGCCCCGCTTCTACACCACTGACTTTGAAGCGATGGCCGAGATGGATATTTCCGTCAATGAACCGGAACTGCGGGCGATTCTCGAAGAATTCCGCGCCGACTATAACCGGCATCACTTTGTCCGCGACGAAGAATTTAACCAATCCTGGGATCACCTCGATGGCGAGACCCGGCGGTTGTTTATCGAGTTTCTGGAGCGCTCCTGCACGGCTGAATTCTCTGGCTTCCTGCTCTACAAGGAACTAAGCCGTAAGCTCAAGGATAAGAACCCGGTCCTGGCCGAATGCTTTAATCTGATGTCCCGTGATGAGGCCCGCCATGCCGGTTTCCTCAACAAGGCGATGTCGGACTTTAACCTGTCGCTGGATCTCGGCTTCCTCACCCAGAACCACAAATACACCTTCTTTGAGCCGGAATTTATTTTCTACGCCACCTACCTGTCGGAGAAAATTGGCTACTGGCGTTATATCACCATCTATCGCCACCTGGAGACCCACCCCGAAAACCGGATCTATCCCATCTTCCGCTTCTTTGAGAACTGGTGTCAGGATGAGAACCGCCACGGTGATTTCTTTGATGCCGTTATGCGATCGCAGCCGCAGATGCTGAACCAGCAACGCACCCTCTGGCAAAAGCTGAAGGCAATTCCGAAGAGCCTGTCGCCTAAGGCTTGGAGTCGCTACTTTATGGTTATTCTGGTGCCGCCGAAGCTTTGGTGCCGCTTCTTCCTGCTGTCGGTGTTTGCCACGATGTACCTGAATGATGTGCAACGGGCTGACTTCTACCGGGCGATCGGCCTCGATGCCCGCGAGTACGACAAGTACGTGATCGAGAAGACCAATGAAACCGCAGCCCGCGTCTTCCCGGTGATTCTGGATGTGAACAATCCTGAATTTTATGAACGCCTGGAAGCCTGCTGCGCAAACAACGAGAGGCTGCGGGCAATCGACAACTCCGATGCCCCGGCTCCGGTCAAGGCGCTGAAGAAACTCCCCCTGTACCTGTCCAACCTGAATCAATTCTTCCGGCTATTCCTGATGAAACCGATCGCTGCCCCCGCGATCGGCAGCGTTCAATAA
- the tgt gene encoding tRNA guanosine(34) transglycosylase Tgt, translating to MGDSPAETLPECVAPPLADRGPFHFECQAQCSVTQARAGCFHTPHGPVETPRFMPVGTQATVKSLTPAQIQATGAQMILANTYHLHLQPGEDLIARAGGLHQFMAWEGPILTDSGGFQVFSLGRGQADNRPLQQITETGVIFRSPRDGRFIELTPERAIAIQNQLGADVIMAFDQCPPYPASREAILEATERSYRWLERAIAAHQRPDQALFGIVQGGTYPDLRQEAAIALGKLDLPGYAIGGVSVGEPASLIREIVQITAPLLPADKPRYLMGVGTYREMVQAIAAGVDLFDCVIPTRLARHGSVLVQGERWNIKNAQFREDFAPLDETCPCYTCQTFSRAYLNHLWRMRELLVYTLLTLHNVTELVRFTQRIRQAILQGEFSQQFGPWL from the coding sequence ATGGGCGATTCCCCTGCGGAGACGCTGCCCGAATGCGTTGCCCCCCCACTCGCCGATCGGGGTCCCTTTCACTTTGAGTGTCAGGCGCAATGTAGCGTAACCCAGGCGCGGGCGGGCTGTTTCCATACCCCCCACGGTCCTGTGGAAACGCCCCGGTTTATGCCGGTGGGTACCCAGGCCACGGTGAAGTCCCTCACCCCCGCCCAAATCCAGGCGACGGGGGCACAGATGATCCTGGCCAATACCTACCACCTGCACTTGCAACCAGGCGAAGATCTGATCGCGAGAGCAGGTGGACTACATCAATTTATGGCCTGGGAGGGACCGATCCTGACGGATTCCGGTGGGTTTCAGGTGTTTAGCCTAGGCCGGGGACAGGCTGACAATCGCCCTCTGCAACAGATTACGGAAACAGGCGTTATCTTTCGATCGCCCCGCGATGGCCGCTTCATCGAGCTAACGCCAGAGCGAGCGATCGCCATCCAAAACCAACTCGGGGCAGATGTGATCATGGCCTTTGATCAATGTCCGCCCTATCCTGCCAGTCGGGAGGCGATACTAGAAGCGACGGAACGCTCCTACCGCTGGCTAGAACGGGCGATCGCGGCTCATCAGCGTCCCGATCAGGCATTATTTGGCATTGTCCAGGGGGGCACCTATCCCGATCTGCGTCAGGAAGCGGCGATCGCTTTGGGTAAATTAGATCTGCCGGGTTATGCGATCGGGGGGGTGAGCGTGGGGGAACCTGCTTCCCTGATTCGAGAAATTGTCCAGATTACCGCGCCGTTGCTACCGGCGGACAAACCCCGCTACCTGATGGGGGTAGGTACCTATCGGGAAATGGTGCAGGCGATCGCGGCGGGGGTAGATTTGTTCGACTGTGTGATTCCCACACGGCTAGCCCGTCATGGTAGTGTGTTGGTGCAGGGGGAGCGGTGGAATATCAAAAATGCCCAATTCCGGGAAGATTTTGCTCCCCTGGATGAAACCTGTCCTTGCTATACCTGCCAAACCTTCAGCCGTGCCTATCTCAACCACCTCTGGCGAATGCGGGAATTGTTGGTGTATACGCTGTTGACGCTGCATAACGTGACGGAATTGGTGCGCTTTACCCAACGGATTCGGCAAGCGATTCTTCAGGGCGAGTTTAGCCAGCAGTTTGGCCCGTGGTTGTAG
- a CDS encoding SDR family oxidoreductase: MTTQPLIFLAGASRGVGREIALRLVANPSYRVKALLRSEAARPDLEAIGLTVVMGDALDPVAIAQAMQGDSIAAVISTIGGLPQEGQRSDYLGNRNLIDAAVAAGVGQFILVSSIGSGNSAVALAPHILEALRPVLIEKDKAEQHLIASGLTYTIIRPGGLKSEPATGNGVLIQDPTIAGSIHRADVADLVCRCLQAPPAFNQVFSAVDRQMLYGTPDLQPVVW; encoded by the coding sequence ATGACGACTCAACCCTTAATTTTTCTGGCGGGAGCCAGTCGCGGTGTTGGCCGGGAAATTGCCCTGCGCCTTGTTGCTAACCCGTCCTACAGGGTCAAGGCGCTCCTCCGCAGTGAAGCCGCCCGCCCTGACCTCGAAGCCATCGGCCTTACCGTCGTGATGGGGGATGCCCTTGATCCCGTTGCCATCGCCCAGGCCATGCAGGGAGACTCAATTGCGGCAGTGATCAGCACCATTGGCGGTCTGCCCCAGGAGGGACAGCGATCGGATTATCTCGGTAATCGCAACTTGATTGATGCCGCTGTGGCCGCTGGGGTGGGGCAATTTATCCTGGTGTCGTCGATCGGGAGTGGCAACAGTGCCGTTGCCTTGGCACCCCATATTCTTGAAGCCCTGAGACCTGTACTCATTGAAAAGGACAAGGCCGAGCAACACCTGATCGCCAGTGGTTTGACCTATACGATTATTCGCCCTGGTGGCCTGAAGTCGGAACCAGCCACAGGGAATGGCGTGTTGATTCAAGACCCGACGATCGCGGGTAGTATCCATCGGGCTGATGTGGCGGATCTGGTGTGTCGGTGCCTTCAGGCTCCCCCGGCGTTTAACCAGGTGTTTTCAGCGGTTGATCGCCAGATGCTCTACGGGACACCGGATCTGCAACCCGTTGTCTGGTAA
- a CDS encoding calcium-binding protein, which translates to MALTADPVNDRLLGRLGPDNETLTFGQLRGFSNGVWLLTGDDTVLGSSDNELILGNRGNDSLNGGSGSDRLLGGKGLDRLFGGNGNDTLRGDIGSDELLGQDGDDVLRGGKDNDFLFGGDGNDTLVGDLGRDTLDGGLGRDTLVLRTEEADANINLVDVLIYEDDFDFIGLTNGLNFSDLRFENAGDIVAGAGDDAIIRLGNGRILGIVANTPTSDLDAGDFISITNNQLNNLWTITL; encoded by the coding sequence ATGGCACTAACCGCAGATCCCGTCAACGATCGCCTTTTAGGTAGGCTAGGCCCGGATAACGAAACCCTAACCTTTGGGCAGTTACGGGGATTTTCCAATGGCGTTTGGCTCCTCACCGGTGACGATACGGTGCTGGGGTCTAGTGATAATGAGTTAATTTTGGGCAATCGCGGCAATGATAGCCTCAATGGCGGTTCTGGCTCCGATCGCCTTCTAGGGGGCAAGGGCTTGGATCGGCTTTTTGGCGGTAACGGCAACGATACGCTGCGGGGGGATATCGGCAGCGATGAACTGTTGGGTCAGGATGGGGATGACGTCCTGCGGGGCGGCAAGGATAACGATTTCCTTTTCGGAGGCGATGGTAACGATACCCTAGTGGGGGATTTGGGACGCGATACCCTCGATGGCGGGCTGGGACGCGATACCCTGGTGTTGCGGACCGAGGAAGCCGATGCCAACATCAACCTGGTCGATGTCTTGATTTATGAAGATGATTTTGACTTCATTGGCCTGACCAATGGTTTAAACTTCTCCGACTTACGGTTTGAGAATGCTGGGGATATTGTGGCGGGGGCAGGCGATGATGCGATCATTCGGTTAGGGAATGGTCGGATTCTGGGCATTGTGGCCAACACTCCCACCAGTGACTTGGATGCCGGCGACTTCATCAGCATCACCAATAACCAGTTAAATAATCTGTGGACTATCACGCTTTAA
- a CDS encoding ArsB/NhaD family transporter: MELAQTWQSIGAVVIFAGVIFVLMAEWVHLTIAAFLGAMLLIFLNILTLTEAIDYIGQSYSTLALFFGVMVLVRAFEPTKIFEYLATKIVIWAGGQGRRLLLGIVGLTTLCTAFLPNATTVMLLAPLIPPIAQEIGVDFVPLLLLITFVANSGSLLTLVGDPVTFLVGDAINLSFTDYLIRLGGSGIVAIVTLIALLPWLFRRTWHKQLDNLDKLPHPQINHPRTLSMGIVIVTFVLVFFVIGEYLPVPIAPASVALMGAALALLLSHHSNIESVNQILSDVDWSTLIFFMSFFVLIGGLEKTGVIAQLSKLLAFGLDQNIILGSLALLFLIGFLSSVVPNIPLVVAMIPLLKQSIVNLGLAGPEILSPAFSGNLPSTVLPLFYAMMIGATLGGNGTLAGASANIVAAGISEQHDRRITFRRFLRYGIPVMVIQLITGSIYLFILILIKQG, translated from the coding sequence ATGGAACTTGCGCAAACCTGGCAAAGCATTGGGGCCGTCGTCATTTTTGCAGGTGTGATCTTCGTGCTCATGGCCGAATGGGTACATTTGACGATCGCCGCCTTCTTGGGGGCCATGTTACTTATCTTCTTAAATATCCTGACCCTCACAGAAGCGATCGACTACATCGGCCAAAGCTACTCTACCCTCGCCCTCTTCTTTGGCGTGATGGTCCTCGTCCGCGCCTTTGAACCGACAAAAATCTTTGAATATCTAGCCACTAAAATCGTTATTTGGGCTGGCGGCCAGGGACGACGACTTCTGTTAGGAATTGTCGGATTAACCACCCTCTGTACCGCTTTTCTGCCCAATGCGACCACGGTCATGCTGTTAGCGCCCCTCATCCCGCCGATCGCCCAAGAGATTGGCGTTGATTTTGTGCCCCTATTGTTGCTGATTACCTTTGTTGCTAACAGTGGCAGCCTGCTAACCCTTGTGGGGGATCCCGTCACCTTCCTGGTCGGGGATGCCATCAACCTCAGCTTTACCGATTATCTCATCCGCTTGGGGGGAAGTGGCATTGTGGCGATCGTGACCCTCATTGCCTTGCTTCCCTGGCTCTTCCGCCGCACCTGGCACAAACAACTTGACAACCTCGACAAACTTCCCCACCCCCAGATCAACCATCCCCGCACCCTCAGCATGGGTATCGTGATTGTCACCTTTGTTCTGGTCTTCTTTGTGATTGGCGAATATTTACCTGTCCCGATCGCGCCTGCCTCTGTTGCCCTGATGGGTGCGGCCCTTGCCCTGTTACTGTCTCACCATAGCAACATCGAATCTGTCAATCAGATCCTGAGTGATGTTGATTGGAGTACACTCATCTTCTTTATGAGCTTTTTTGTGCTGATTGGCGGGCTGGAAAAGACCGGTGTCATTGCCCAACTTTCAAAACTCCTGGCTTTTGGCCTTGATCAAAACATTATCCTGGGTTCGCTTGCCCTATTATTTCTCATCGGTTTCCTATCCAGCGTTGTCCCCAACATTCCCCTTGTGGTTGCCATGATTCCCCTGCTCAAGCAATCGATTGTGAACTTGGGGTTAGCAGGGCCAGAAATTCTCTCGCCTGCCTTTTCTGGCAATTTACCCAGTACCGTTCTTCCCCTGTTCTACGCCATGATGATCGGAGCCACGTTGGGTGGTAATGGTACCCTGGCGGGGGCCTCCGCCAACATTGTGGCAGCCGGTATTTCGGAGCAACACGATCGACGCATTACCTTTAGGCGTTTTCTCCGCTATGGCATCCCCGTGATGGTCATCCAGTTAATTACCGGATCTATCTATTTATTCATCCTGATCCTCATTAAACAGGGCTAA
- a CDS encoding ArnT family glycosyltransferase, which produces MHRQRLNGDHRHSTHYGSSHPPDWGWWLLLGSAALLLFTLRLGDVPLRDWDEGTVAQVAREIWQAGPGSLTWLHPTLWGEPYLNKPPLIHWLIALSYQGAGVSEWSARLPGALLTALSVPLLYCLGRELWGRQTPAIFAAIVYLTFLPVVRHGRLAMLDGAILCFFILMVWFLLWSRRDLRACLGVGLSLGLILLTKGALGILLAAIALGFLAWDTPRLLTSLWFWLGLGVGCLPAGLWFAAQWHHYGQTFVDTSLLNQSLDRVWTTVGNNSGPPWYYLLEILKYAWPWLLFLPAGLVLVWEQRALGWAKLLLVWSGGYLLAISLMSTKLPWYVMPLYPALALIIGVKLADLWQHPNPWQSQPYTPIAYPHAWTAGLALLALGGWGITGYYGCLVTPPQWELLPTTIAVGLTMTMALWLLKHRDAQFSLVLAWGMYVAIGLLIVSGHWLWELGEDYPVRPVAAIVAQQVPPGTPVYTSNPIRRPSLEFYAGHPIIPQADEELQRRWQQTPPPYFLLDAATPKRLDLPELQSLAQAEGWSLVTRSIPPGS; this is translated from the coding sequence ATGCATAGGCAACGGTTAAACGGCGATCACCGGCATTCGACTCATTATGGGTCCTCTCATCCCCCCGACTGGGGTTGGTGGTTGCTCTTGGGGAGTGCAGCGCTGCTCCTCTTTACCCTGAGACTGGGGGATGTGCCCCTGCGGGATTGGGATGAAGGGACGGTCGCCCAAGTTGCGCGGGAGATCTGGCAAGCGGGTCCCGGTTCCCTAACCTGGCTCCATCCCACCCTCTGGGGGGAACCCTATCTCAATAAGCCCCCCCTCATCCATTGGTTGATTGCGCTCAGCTACCAGGGGGCAGGGGTGAGTGAATGGAGCGCTCGGTTACCGGGAGCCTTGCTAACGGCCCTATCTGTTCCCCTCCTCTATTGCTTGGGGCGAGAACTCTGGGGACGCCAAACCCCGGCAATTTTTGCTGCGATCGTGTACCTTACCTTCCTCCCAGTAGTGCGGCATGGGCGGCTAGCGATGCTGGATGGCGCCATCCTCTGCTTTTTTATCCTGATGGTGTGGTTTTTGCTCTGGTCTCGGCGGGATCTGCGGGCCTGCCTGGGGGTGGGCCTCAGTCTGGGGTTGATTTTGCTCACTAAAGGGGCATTAGGGATCTTACTAGCGGCGATCGCCTTGGGCTTTCTTGCCTGGGATACGCCGCGCCTACTGACTTCCCTCTGGTTCTGGCTAGGGTTAGGAGTGGGCTGTCTACCCGCTGGCCTCTGGTTCGCGGCCCAGTGGCATCACTACGGCCAAACCTTCGTCGATACCAGCCTGTTAAACCAATCCCTCGATCGCGTCTGGACCACTGTCGGCAACAATAGCGGTCCCCCCTGGTACTACCTCTTGGAGATTCTGAAATATGCTTGGCCTTGGCTGCTCTTCCTGCCGGCGGGTCTTGTCCTGGTGTGGGAACAACGGGCACTGGGTTGGGCCAAGTTACTGCTGGTGTGGAGTGGGGGGTATCTGCTGGCGATTTCGCTGATGAGTACCAAGCTGCCCTGGTATGTCATGCCCCTCTACCCGGCCCTTGCCCTGATCATTGGTGTAAAGTTAGCTGACCTTTGGCAACACCCTAACCCCTGGCAAAGTCAGCCCTATACCCCGATCGCCTATCCCCATGCCTGGACGGCAGGCTTAGCCCTGCTAGCTCTCGGTGGTTGGGGAATTACGGGTTACTATGGCTGTTTGGTTACGCCGCCCCAATGGGAACTGTTGCCGACGACGATCGCCGTCGGTTTGACGATGACGATGGCCCTGTGGCTCCTCAAGCACCGGGATGCTCAGTTTTCACTCGTGCTGGCCTGGGGGATGTATGTGGCGATCGGGCTATTGATTGTGTCGGGCCATTGGCTTTGGGAATTGGGGGAAGATTATCCCGTGCGCCCCGTGGCCGCGATCGTTGCCCAGCAGGTGCCCCCCGGTACACCCGTATATACCTCTAACCCCATCCGCCGCCCTTCCCTGGAGTTCTACGCAGGGCATCCCATCATTCCCCAGGCCGATGAGGAATTACAGCGCCGTTGGCAACAAACACCGCCCCCCTACTTCCTGTTAGACGCCGCCACCCCTAAACGGCTGGATTTGCCAGAGCTTCAATCCCTGGCCCAAGCGGAAGGCTGGAGCTTGGTCACGCGAAGCATCCCCCCTGGTTCATAA
- a CDS encoding SpoIIE family protein phosphatase — protein sequence MALPRLALNKAPAAAVATGATVLLATGLLAQANQQRFQAAVRANVLNQASTIRAQLEGYINSQLLLAEALAAYTATNPQVTQAEFAAIARLLRQKNPGIRSMNLAKDTIISHIYPLEGNEAALGLNLAATPQQKAAVERAIREKRAVVAGPVNLVQGGVAFINRTPIFIPTPTGEIYWGQASVLVNAAAVYAVGGLDNPDSPLAVALRGKDGLGAAGEGFWGDASIFAQNPVLLAVTLPNGSWQMAVIPRHGWTKTAPTTVWIWLGGSAIALLAGGGMFLLASEPERLRLAIAQATAHLEATLAKLQQEMADREQAEAALRDSQVRLARTQAELDVTRRLQQLLLPQPAELAAIKALDIAGFMEPAAAVGGDYYDVLQQDDHVKIGIGDITGHGLESGMLMVMVQMAVRTLLASREPDLTRFLSVINQAIYDNVQRMQVYKNLTLTLLDYHNGQIRLTGQHEEVILVRADGRLERINTIDLGFPLGLEADISPFLAEVHLQLNRDDVLILYTDGIPEAENDQHQFYGLDRLCQVAVAQRSRAAADICAAIVADVHQHIGEHRVYDDLTLLVLKQR from the coding sequence ATGGCCTTGCCTCGTCTTGCCCTCAACAAAGCCCCTGCGGCTGCCGTGGCTACAGGAGCAACCGTCCTGCTAGCCACGGGCTTACTGGCCCAGGCTAATCAGCAGCGCTTCCAGGCAGCAGTGCGGGCCAACGTGCTCAATCAGGCCAGTACAATACGGGCGCAGCTTGAGGGGTATATTAACTCGCAATTGCTATTGGCTGAAGCGCTGGCGGCCTATACCGCCACCAATCCCCAGGTCACCCAAGCCGAATTCGCAGCGATCGCCCGCCTCCTGCGCCAAAAAAATCCCGGCATCCGCAGCATGAACTTGGCAAAGGATACGATCATCAGCCATATCTATCCCCTGGAAGGAAATGAAGCAGCCCTAGGGCTGAATCTTGCTGCTACGCCCCAGCAGAAAGCAGCCGTCGAGCGCGCCATCCGGGAAAAACGCGCCGTGGTCGCGGGGCCTGTCAACCTGGTCCAGGGTGGTGTTGCCTTTATCAACCGCACCCCTATTTTTATCCCCACGCCAACGGGCGAGATCTATTGGGGACAGGCGAGCGTGTTGGTCAATGCGGCAGCCGTCTATGCTGTGGGTGGGCTGGATAATCCTGATTCACCCCTAGCCGTGGCTCTCCGGGGTAAGGATGGTTTGGGAGCGGCGGGCGAGGGGTTTTGGGGAGATGCCAGCATTTTTGCACAGAATCCGGTCCTGCTTGCGGTGACGCTGCCCAACGGTTCCTGGCAAATGGCGGTGATTCCCAGACACGGGTGGACGAAGACAGCCCCAACCACGGTCTGGATCTGGTTGGGGGGGAGCGCGATCGCCCTCCTGGCTGGGGGGGGAATGTTCCTGCTGGCAAGTGAACCGGAACGCCTGCGGCTAGCGATCGCCCAGGCTACCGCGCATCTGGAAGCCACCCTGGCCAAACTTCAGCAGGAGATGGCCGATCGTGAGCAGGCTGAGGCGGCTCTGCGCGACAGTCAGGTTCGTCTCGCCCGTACCCAGGCGGAACTGGACGTTACCCGCCGCCTCCAACAATTGTTGCTTCCCCAACCCGCAGAATTGGCTGCAATCAAAGCCCTGGATATTGCCGGTTTTATGGAACCAGCGGCAGCGGTGGGGGGCGATTACTACGACGTGCTGCAACAGGACGATCACGTCAAAATCGGCATTGGCGACATTACCGGACATGGCCTCGAAAGCGGGATGCTCATGGTCATGGTCCAGATGGCGGTGCGTACCCTCCTAGCCAGTCGTGAACCGGATCTGACCCGCTTCTTAAGCGTCATCAATCAGGCAATTTACGACAACGTCCAGCGCATGCAGGTCTACAAAAACCTCACCCTCACCCTCCTGGACTACCACAACGGCCAAATTCGGCTCACGGGGCAGCATGAGGAGGTGATCCTGGTTCGCGCTGATGGTCGCTTAGAACGCATTAATACCATTGATCTCGGTTTTCCCCTCGGCCTAGAGGCGGATATCTCACCTTTCCTAGCCGAAGTCCATCTCCAGCTTAATCGCGATGATGTGTTGATTCTTTACACCGATGGCATCCCGGAGGCAGAAAACGATCAGCACCAGTTCTATGGTCTTGATCGCCTCTGTCAGGTGGCGGTGGCCCAACGATCGCGCGCCGCCGCTGACATCTGTGCGGCGATCGTGGCTGATGTCCATCAACATATTGGGGAACACCGGGTGTATGACGACTTAACCCTACTGGTGCTGAAGCAACGTTAG